A DNA window from Bdellovibrio sp. BCCA contains the following coding sequences:
- a CDS encoding VOC family protein, translated as MITGVQDIYYSVTQPKRAIQFYTEGLGMKLIDESEYWIALDCHGVKIGLHPEDGPIPQIPRDSHGAHAGATLTLRSDNVPEDRKKLEKLGAKILDEADQPWGHMLVFEDPDGNVLKLMNPKY; from the coding sequence ATGATCACCGGAGTTCAAGATATTTACTACAGCGTGACTCAACCGAAACGTGCCATTCAGTTTTATACTGAAGGCTTAGGCATGAAACTCATTGACGAAAGCGAGTATTGGATCGCTCTTGATTGTCATGGCGTGAAGATTGGCCTTCACCCTGAAGATGGTCCGATTCCTCAAATTCCTAGAGACAGTCACGGTGCGCACGCTGGAGCCACACTTACTTTAAGATCTGACAATGTTCCTGAAGATCGAAAAAAGCTTGAGAAACTGGGCGCAAAAATTCTTGATGAAGCGGACCAGCCTTGGGGACATATGCTTGTTTTTGAAGATCCCGATGGAAATGTTTTAAAGCTAATGAATCCAA